One uncultured Tolumonas sp. genomic window carries:
- the rsmI gene encoding 16S rRNA (cytidine(1402)-2'-O)-methyltransferase, whose amino-acid sequence MAISPCLYIVPTPIGNLSDITLRAIEILKSVDCIAAEDTRHSGILLQHLQVKVPMLALHDHNEQQRAGVLIQRIQQGQSIALISDAGTPLISDPGYHLVKACRDAGVKVVPLPGPCAAITALSAAGLPTDRFVFEGFLPAKEKGKDDRLQALADETRTMVFYESPRRVMDTLTAMYQVFGERQIVIARELTKTFETLHSLPLSEMLAWLQEDDNRTRGEFVLMLAGKTDNSDELPAEVLRTLTLLMADLPLKKAAALTAEIYGVKKNALYAWGLEKQNSER is encoded by the coding sequence ATGGCTATATCACCTTGTCTGTATATCGTACCGACGCCGATTGGTAACCTGTCGGATATTACCTTGCGTGCAATCGAGATTTTAAAGAGTGTCGATTGTATCGCTGCAGAAGATACCCGCCACAGTGGCATTCTGTTGCAACACCTGCAGGTCAAAGTGCCGATGCTGGCATTGCATGATCACAATGAACAGCAACGGGCGGGTGTGTTGATCCAACGAATTCAACAAGGGCAAAGTATTGCGTTGATTTCTGATGCGGGTACTCCGCTGATCAGCGATCCTGGTTATCATCTGGTGAAAGCCTGCCGTGATGCGGGGGTAAAAGTCGTGCCACTGCCGGGCCCTTGTGCGGCGATCACGGCATTGAGTGCGGCGGGCCTTCCCACCGATCGTTTTGTTTTTGAAGGTTTTTTACCAGCGAAAGAAAAAGGGAAAGACGATCGGTTGCAGGCCTTGGCCGATGAGACTCGCACTATGGTGTTTTATGAATCACCACGTCGGGTGATGGATACGCTAACCGCGATGTATCAGGTATTTGGTGAACGTCAGATTGTCATTGCCCGTGAGCTGACTAAAACCTTCGAAACATTACATAGCTTACCGCTTTCGGAAATGCTGGCCTGGTTGCAGGAAGATGATAACCGTACGCGTGGTGAATTTGTGCTGATGTTGGCAGGTAAAACCGATAACAGTGATGAGTTACCCGCCGAAGTATTACGTACCTTAACACTGCTGATGGCGGATTTACCGTTGAAAAAAGCGGCGGCCCTAACGGCTGAAATTTATGGTGTGAAAAAGAATGCACTCTATGCCTGGGGCTTAGAAAAGCAGAATTCTGAGAGATAG
- a CDS encoding carbon-nitrogen hydrolase family protein — MTDIQDTVIPESSHKLRLRQLRPQDFDDIKDVWQEVYGGLGGLFRLTKTKYRQQIARFPEGQLCIEDNGKVVAAALAMIVDYQAFGNKHTYSEITDNCTLSTHDPQGDVLYGVDVFIKLEYRSMRLGRRLYDARKELCRRFNLKAIIAGGRIPSYLEHQADMSPEEYIEKVKAKDFYDPVLSFQLSNDFEVQGVLQGYLPEDKESAGFATLLYWENHDYQARARPLVGAQKINVRIGTIQWQMRRLDSFDELIQQIEYFIDTLADYKADFAVLPELFNVPLMGQFPLDTPTAEAMRMLASEYTAPICEEIARMAVHYNINIIAGSLPQLEEGEMYNVSYLFRRDGTQDCQYKLHITPTEHRLWNMKGGNKLKVFNTDAGKIGILICYDCEFPELGRLLMDKGLQILFIPFWTETKNGYLRVRYCAQARAIENECYVAISGSVGNLPRLDNVNIQYAQSAVFTPSDFCFPHDSILSESTPNTEMLLIADLELEKLKQLRYEGGVRNYNDRRHELYRVEWLEPD, encoded by the coding sequence ATGACTGATATTCAAGATACGGTGATCCCCGAATCGTCACACAAATTACGATTACGTCAACTCAGACCCCAGGATTTCGACGATATTAAGGATGTCTGGCAAGAAGTTTATGGTGGCCTTGGCGGGTTATTCCGGCTAACCAAGACAAAATATCGTCAGCAGATTGCCCGTTTTCCAGAAGGGCAGTTATGCATCGAAGACAACGGTAAAGTCGTTGCAGCCGCGTTGGCGATGATTGTCGATTATCAGGCGTTTGGTAATAAACATACGTATTCGGAAATCACCGACAACTGTACGTTATCGACCCACGATCCACAGGGCGATGTGTTATATGGTGTAGATGTATTCATCAAACTGGAATATCGCAGTATGCGTCTTGGCCGGCGATTATATGATGCAAGAAAGGAGTTGTGTCGCCGTTTTAATTTGAAAGCCATTATCGCGGGAGGGCGGATCCCCAGCTATTTAGAACATCAAGCGGATATGTCGCCAGAAGAATATATTGAAAAAGTAAAAGCGAAGGATTTTTATGATCCGGTGCTGAGCTTTCAGTTATCCAATGATTTTGAGGTGCAGGGCGTTCTACAGGGGTATTTGCCCGAAGATAAAGAGTCTGCAGGTTTTGCCACATTGTTGTATTGGGAGAATCATGATTATCAGGCCAGAGCCCGCCCGTTAGTCGGGGCTCAGAAAATCAATGTACGCATTGGCACGATCCAGTGGCAAATGAGACGTCTGGATTCGTTTGATGAGTTAATCCAGCAGATTGAATATTTCATCGATACATTGGCTGACTATAAGGCTGATTTTGCGGTATTGCCTGAACTGTTCAACGTGCCATTAATGGGGCAATTTCCGTTGGATACCCCAACAGCTGAAGCCATGCGCATGCTGGCATCTGAATATACTGCACCGATTTGCGAAGAAATTGCCCGGATGGCCGTGCATTACAACATCAATATTATTGCGGGGAGCCTGCCCCAATTGGAAGAGGGTGAGATGTATAACGTGTCTTATCTCTTCCGGCGGGATGGGACGCAGGACTGTCAGTACAAACTGCATATTACGCCGACGGAACACCGACTCTGGAATATGAAAGGCGGTAATAAACTGAAGGTTTTTAACACGGATGCTGGCAAGATTGGCATTCTGATTTGTTATGACTGCGAGTTTCCTGAACTGGGCCGACTTCTGATGGATAAGGGACTGCAGATCCTGTTTATTCCGTTCTGGACAGAAACTAAAAATGGTTATCTGCGGGTGCGTTATTGTGCGCAGGCGCGTGCGATAGAAAATGAATGTTATGTAGCGATCAGTGGCAGTGTTGGTAATTTGCCCCGGCTTGATAATGTGAATATTCAATATGCGCAATCGGCCGTATTCACACCGTCGGATTTCTGTTTTCCTCACGATTCTATTTTGTCTGAAAGCACGCCGAATACCGAAATGCTGCTCATTGCCGATCTGGAATTGGAGAAGCTGAAACAGTTGCGTTATGAAGGTGGCGTGCGTAATTACAACGATCGCCGACATGAATTGTATCGGGTGGAATGGCTGGAGCCGGATTAG
- the menE gene encoding o-succinylbenzoate--CoA ligase, whose product MAKLTCPIRQHAQQYPTQPALWNAGITLNYQQLDARLNALQQQLRHAGLKSGDHLFLCSTNCVELVMLLWACWREQIICCPINPAFPETRQRQLQQQVHASLRWPSDELQLDFTAQAPASTACELNDSALSNLIFTSGSSGSPKVVAHRLRNHFANAQGSIVPITAHDGWLLSLPLFHVGGLAILFRCFLAGACVVLPDPALPLTALLQQTPITHLSLVPTQLYRLLQQPDFHFSATQVRHLLLGGAPLPDSLIAQCRAQQLTPWVSYGLSEMASQVCTTPAGAAGVVGKALARREVSIQADEICVRGDTLFAGYYQADGSLLLPLDADGWFHTCDAGYWQNDALVINGRIDNQFISGGENIQPEQIEQRLLQHPAIAQAIVVPMPDEEWGMRGVCFIDWQQAPISPTELSVWLRQFLPAYMLPKRYLPWPTLSAGQLKLPRAEFKRLAETS is encoded by the coding sequence ATGGCAAAGCTAACTTGCCCCATCCGGCAACACGCACAACAGTACCCGACACAACCGGCATTATGGAATGCCGGTATTACCCTCAATTACCAACAACTGGATGCCCGGCTTAATGCCCTGCAACAGCAACTCCGACACGCCGGATTAAAGTCTGGCGATCATCTGTTTTTGTGCAGCACTAACTGTGTAGAACTGGTGATGTTGTTGTGGGCTTGCTGGCGTGAGCAGATCATCTGCTGCCCAATAAATCCGGCCTTTCCCGAAACTCGACAGCGACAACTTCAGCAACAAGTGCATGCCTCATTGCGTTGGCCATCGGATGAATTGCAGCTAGATTTTACGGCACAAGCGCCAGCCTCTACAGCATGTGAACTGAATGACAGTGCGCTTAGTAATTTAATTTTTACTTCCGGTAGCAGTGGCTCACCTAAAGTTGTCGCGCATCGTCTGCGGAATCATTTCGCCAATGCGCAAGGCAGCATTGTGCCCATCACCGCCCATGATGGTTGGTTATTATCACTGCCACTGTTCCATGTTGGTGGATTGGCGATTCTGTTCCGCTGTTTTCTGGCGGGTGCTTGTGTTGTATTGCCTGATCCCGCATTGCCACTCACGGCATTATTACAACAAACGCCGATCACACATCTGTCGCTGGTGCCAACACAGTTGTATCGATTATTACAGCAACCGGACTTTCATTTTTCAGCCACACAAGTTCGTCACTTATTGCTGGGTGGCGCACCACTCCCGGATAGCCTGATCGCCCAATGTCGAGCACAACAGCTAACGCCATGGGTCAGTTATGGTTTATCGGAAATGGCATCGCAGGTTTGCACCACACCCGCTGGGGCGGCAGGCGTCGTGGGCAAAGCCTTAGCCAGACGGGAAGTATCTATTCAAGCTGATGAAATTTGTGTCCGAGGTGACACGCTGTTTGCTGGTTATTACCAAGCTGATGGCAGCTTATTACTACCGCTGGATGCAGATGGTTGGTTTCACACCTGCGATGCCGGCTACTGGCAGAACGATGCGTTAGTGATTAATGGCCGCATTGATAACCAGTTCATCAGTGGCGGGGAAAACATCCAACCAGAACAGATTGAACAACGACTGCTACAACACCCGGCCATCGCACAAGCGATTGTCGTTCCTATGCCAGACGAAGAGTGGGGCATGCGTGGTGTCTGTTTTATCGATTGGCAGCAAGCACCTATTTCACCTACGGAATTATCCGTGTGGTTACGTCAATTTTTGCCCGCCTATATGTTGCCGAAACGCTATTTGCCGTGGCCAACGTTGTCAGCTGGCCAACTGAAACTACCCCGCGCAGAATTTAAGCGACTGGCAGAAACATCTTAA
- the menC gene encoding o-succinylbenzoate synthase, giving the protein MDITLYRYQLPLTHPLTFHNQTIQQREGLLLHWGSSWSEIAPLPGFSRETLAEAEQETIAFLTAFKQGKTIPVIYPSVQFGLDCARRSWPVLKHTPLPPYLLLQGTPEDIIWSWKEWLYDYPSRVKLKVARYPMRDELAMIREIIRLAPKTKLILDANQLWTREEAWTFMSHLDPARIEYIEDPCATYADIRAVASHTGIAVALDEILSAETNWDFFPQLKGLVLKPTLIGSLDKCQELVKKAKANGVKVVISSSHESQLGNRLLALLAAEWSPEQAPGLDTLRYFSGSVLDDKQQVDTKQLQLVWQS; this is encoded by the coding sequence ATGGATATCACTCTGTATCGGTATCAACTGCCGCTCACGCATCCGCTGACATTTCACAACCAGACTATCCAGCAACGCGAAGGCTTATTGTTGCATTGGGGCAGTAGCTGGAGTGAGATAGCACCGCTACCAGGTTTTTCTCGTGAAACACTGGCAGAAGCTGAACAAGAAACCATTGCATTTCTGACTGCGTTTAAACAAGGCAAAACCATTCCTGTTATTTATCCATCAGTGCAATTTGGCTTAGATTGCGCCCGTCGTAGCTGGCCGGTATTAAAACATACGCCACTGCCGCCTTATCTGCTGTTACAAGGCACGCCGGAAGATATTATCTGGAGCTGGAAAGAGTGGTTATATGACTACCCCAGCCGGGTAAAACTCAAAGTCGCCCGTTATCCAATGCGTGATGAGCTGGCGATGATCCGCGAAATCATCCGGTTAGCACCGAAAACTAAACTAATCCTTGATGCCAATCAGCTGTGGACACGGGAAGAGGCCTGGACCTTCATGAGCCATCTCGATCCAGCCCGCATTGAATATATTGAAGATCCTTGTGCGACTTACGCGGATATCCGAGCGGTCGCGTCACATACCGGTATTGCGGTGGCACTGGATGAGATATTAAGCGCCGAAACTAACTGGGATTTCTTCCCGCAGCTCAAAGGTTTGGTATTAAAACCCACGCTCATCGGTTCATTGGATAAATGCCAGGAACTGGTTAAGAAAGCCAAGGCAAATGGAGTCAAAGTGGTGATCTCTTCCAGCCACGAATCACAACTCGGTAACCGTCTGCTGGCCTTACTGGCGGCTGAATGGTCACCCGAACAAGCACCTGGTCTGGATACACTGCGTTATTTCAGTGGTTCCGTACTGGACGATAAACAACAAGTCGATACCAAACAGTTGCAGTTGGTATGGCAAAGCTAA
- the menB gene encoding 1,4-dihydroxy-2-naphthoyl-CoA synthase, translating to MQDHDNDARWYAPIEWQDCSADYQDIRYHKSADGIAKITINRPQVRNAFRPLTVMEMMKALQDARFDAQIGTIILTGEGELAFCSGGDQKVRGDYGGYKDDEGTHHLNVLDFQRQIRTCPKPIVAMVAGYAIGGGHVLHMLCDLTIAAENARFGQTGPKVGSFDGGWGASYMARLVGQKKAREIWFLCRQYDAKEALEMGLVNTVVPLAELERETVRWCREILQHSPMALRCLKAALNADCDGQAGLQELAGNATMLFYMTEEGQEGRNAFNEKREPDFNKFPRNP from the coding sequence ATGCAAGATCACGATAACGATGCCCGCTGGTATGCCCCTATCGAATGGCAAGATTGCAGCGCCGATTACCAAGACATCCGCTATCACAAATCTGCCGATGGCATTGCCAAAATCACCATTAACCGCCCACAGGTGCGTAATGCGTTCCGTCCACTCACTGTGATGGAGATGATGAAAGCGCTGCAAGATGCTCGCTTTGACGCGCAGATCGGTACCATCATTCTGACTGGCGAAGGCGAGCTGGCGTTCTGTTCCGGCGGAGATCAGAAAGTACGAGGTGACTACGGTGGATACAAAGATGACGAAGGCACGCACCATCTGAACGTGCTCGACTTCCAGCGCCAGATCCGCACCTGCCCAAAGCCGATTGTGGCTATGGTCGCCGGTTACGCCATTGGTGGCGGTCACGTCTTGCATATGCTGTGTGATCTCACCATTGCCGCGGAAAATGCCCGTTTCGGCCAGACTGGTCCAAAAGTAGGTTCGTTCGATGGTGGTTGGGGTGCCTCTTACATGGCACGCTTAGTCGGCCAGAAAAAAGCCCGCGAGATCTGGTTCTTGTGTCGTCAATATGACGCCAAAGAAGCACTAGAGATGGGGCTGGTGAATACTGTGGTGCCATTGGCTGAACTGGAACGTGAAACCGTGCGCTGGTGTCGTGAGATTTTGCAACACAGCCCGATGGCCTTGCGTTGTCTGAAAGCCGCACTGAATGCCGATTGTGATGGTCAGGCTGGTCTGCAGGAACTCGCCGGTAATGCCACCATGCTGTTTTACATGACCGAAGAGGGTCAGGAAGGTCGTAACGCCTTTAACGAAAAACGTGAACCGGATTTCAATAAATTCCCACGAAACCCGTAA
- the menH gene encoding 2-succinyl-6-hydroxy-2,4-cyclohexadiene-1-carboxylate synthase, translated as MSKPTLVLLHGFLGSANDWSALIGQLPNYNCIAFDLPGHGDAREQRLSRMADFPCWLNQQLQQRNISHYHLLGYSLGGRLALQFAATQPAGLQSLLLENAHSGLSSLDERKTRARADARWARRFYREPLTEVLADWYQQPVFADVSPAERAQLIAERSQNNAAQLAHMQCCCSLAKQADLYPWLKNTSLPVLYLCGKQDLKFQAIAVQLATHCSSVTQQILAGGHNLHRADPESMAAAIRQWLTNVYPNHLKLQVGGK; from the coding sequence GTGAGTAAGCCAACGCTGGTCTTACTGCATGGTTTTTTAGGTTCTGCCAATGATTGGTCGGCGCTGATCGGGCAATTACCCAACTACAACTGCATTGCGTTCGATCTGCCGGGGCACGGTGACGCACGCGAACAACGTTTAAGCCGGATGGCTGATTTTCCCTGTTGGCTTAATCAGCAATTACAGCAACGAAATATTTCGCATTATCATTTACTTGGTTATTCACTCGGCGGGCGACTGGCGTTGCAGTTTGCCGCTACACAACCGGCTGGTTTACAAAGTTTACTGTTGGAAAATGCACACTCCGGTTTAAGCTCGTTGGATGAGCGAAAAACACGCGCCCGTGCCGATGCCCGCTGGGCACGACGATTTTATCGCGAGCCATTAACCGAGGTGTTAGCCGACTGGTATCAACAACCGGTCTTTGCCGATGTCAGCCCGGCAGAACGTGCCCAACTCATCGCCGAGCGCAGTCAAAACAATGCTGCACAACTGGCACATATGCAGTGTTGTTGTTCGTTAGCGAAACAAGCCGATCTGTACCCATGGTTAAAAAACACATCACTACCAGTGCTGTATCTGTGCGGCAAACAAGATTTGAAATTCCAAGCGATTGCTGTGCAACTGGCGACCCACTGCAGTTCGGTAACACAGCAAATACTGGCCGGCGGGCACAATCTGCACCGCGCCGATCCAGAATCTATGGCGGCTGCTATCCGGCAGTGGCTAACTAATGTCTACCCAAACCACTTGAAATTGCAGGTAGGCGGCAAGTGA
- the menD gene encoding 2-succinyl-5-enolpyruvyl-6-hydroxy-3-cyclohexene-1-carboxylic-acid synthase, with protein sequence MTEQWQALGSLHALWSSLIIEELARLGVRDICIAPGSRSTPLTLAAAANPAITTHLHFDERGLGFLALGLAQGSQRPVAVIVTSGSAVANLLPAVVEARQSGVPLWLLTADRPAELIGNGANQAIDQSTIFSSYPVYQQLLPTPSNDITPAWLLASVDQAAFQQQQTPGPVHLNCAFREPLYPVEGQQLPAHALQGLSRWVDSHEPWTRYTPAQTVCPTDPAWETVCRSKGLIVVGRLTRQEDANAILQFAAQTGWPLIADIQSQLRFHPHAINYADLALHHPEFRAELAQAETLLLFGGRLISKRLQQFLTEQEWQHCWQIDSSAERVDNGLAVQQRFVSAISNWCQAHQLETSSPAWHQLTAWDKKLAALIEQQLPTWGEITLCHQLNAQINGQLFIGNSMPIRILDMLGTTGSRPTHIYTNRGASGIDGLIATAAGIAKAMPTQPTTVLLGDTSALFDLNSLALLRSLNSPFVLIIINNDGGNIFHMLPVPEHNQIREHFYQLPHGLNFQASAEQFQLAYAAPTDATSFQNDYQHALTRHSATILECKVAVGEAANWLKGLAQHVRDLPA encoded by the coding sequence ATGACTGAGCAGTGGCAAGCGTTAGGTAGCCTGCATGCCCTGTGGAGTTCGTTGATTATTGAAGAGCTGGCGCGATTGGGAGTGCGTGATATCTGTATTGCGCCGGGTTCACGCTCTACGCCGCTGACTTTAGCCGCGGCAGCAAACCCCGCGATCACGACACACCTGCATTTTGACGAACGCGGTTTGGGTTTTCTGGCGCTGGGGTTAGCGCAAGGCAGCCAACGACCGGTCGCGGTGATCGTCACCTCCGGCAGTGCGGTAGCCAACTTGCTACCTGCCGTGGTGGAAGCGCGCCAATCGGGTGTTCCTCTTTGGTTGCTGACTGCCGATCGCCCTGCCGAATTGATCGGTAATGGTGCCAATCAAGCTATCGATCAAAGCACTATTTTTTCCAGCTATCCGGTTTATCAGCAATTATTGCCAACCCCGAGCAATGATATAACACCGGCATGGCTGTTGGCCTCGGTCGATCAAGCTGCGTTTCAGCAACAACAAACGCCCGGCCCTGTGCATCTGAATTGTGCGTTCCGCGAACCACTTTATCCGGTAGAAGGGCAACAGCTGCCAGCCCATGCGCTACAAGGGTTAAGTCGTTGGGTCGACAGTCATGAACCCTGGACGCGTTACACGCCGGCACAAACAGTCTGCCCAACCGATCCGGCATGGGAAACTGTGTGCCGCAGTAAAGGGCTGATTGTCGTCGGCCGTCTGACTCGGCAAGAAGATGCCAACGCTATTTTGCAATTTGCAGCACAAACCGGTTGGCCGTTAATTGCGGATATTCAGTCACAACTGCGCTTTCATCCACACGCCATCAACTATGCCGATCTGGCGCTGCATCACCCTGAATTTCGCGCCGAATTAGCTCAGGCTGAAACACTGCTGTTATTCGGTGGACGCCTGATTTCCAAACGTCTGCAGCAGTTTTTGACTGAGCAGGAATGGCAGCACTGCTGGCAAATCGATAGCAGTGCAGAACGAGTAGATAATGGCCTCGCCGTACAACAGCGGTTTGTCAGCGCAATTAGTAACTGGTGTCAGGCGCATCAACTTGAGACATCGAGTCCGGCATGGCATCAACTCACCGCATGGGATAAAAAGCTCGCGGCACTGATCGAGCAACAACTGCCTACATGGGGGGAAATAACCCTCTGTCATCAGTTGAATGCCCAGATCAACGGTCAGCTGTTTATTGGCAACAGCATGCCGATCCGTATTTTGGATATGCTCGGTACAACCGGCTCACGACCTACGCATATTTACACCAATCGCGGTGCTTCCGGTATTGATGGCTTAATCGCTACCGCTGCAGGCATTGCCAAAGCCATGCCGACGCAGCCAACCACCGTGCTGCTCGGCGACACATCAGCGCTGTTTGATCTTAACAGTCTGGCGTTATTACGTAGCCTGAATAGCCCTTTTGTGCTGATCATCATCAATAATGATGGTGGTAATATTTTTCACATGCTGCCGGTGCCGGAGCACAACCAGATCCGCGAACATTTTTACCAACTGCCTCATGGGCTCAACTTCCAAGCCAGTGCCGAACAGTTTCAGCTCGCTTATGCCGCACCAACGGATGCAACCAGCTTCCAGAATGATTATCAACACGCATTAACACGACACAGTGCCACCATTTTGGAATGTAAGGTCGCGGTAGGTGAAGCAGCAAACTGGCTGAAAGGATTGGCGCAACATGTGCGGGATTTACCGGCGTGA
- a CDS encoding isochorismate synthase codes for MLAQIHLLEQLDALTAAEQQGFVRLRAAMDVTSLIGWLKEQPLFPRIYWHARERDREFAVLGAIRELTDPAQLASLTGQLRPHAGSYPRYYGGLAFDYQQPVTGEWQEFGQCRFVLPRIELIRQGNQTELVCNLWFDGNNQASELTAAREALQQLQPETTLSHYLPAQRERHDTPDKPRWIQWLSQVLQPDALKIIPKVVLSRRTTLQFNEELNPWDLLATWQSATPACFHIGYQFSPESCFIASSPERLYRRHDRQLFSEALAGSTPRTGDAEQDAELASLLLQDGKNRLENRFVHTDILTRLDGLADTAVVSEAQILPLKHIQHIKREIEATLLPETADWQLLQKVHPTPAVGGSPRRKALSQIRALEQHQRGWYAGACGFISEDVSEFTVAIRSGLWHQNQLHLYTGAGILTGSDAEAEWQELDTKLNSMLGVWHD; via the coding sequence ATGCTGGCTCAAATTCATTTACTGGAACAACTAGACGCACTCACCGCCGCCGAGCAACAAGGTTTTGTTCGCCTGCGCGCCGCGATGGATGTCACTTCACTGATTGGCTGGTTAAAAGAGCAGCCGCTGTTTCCGCGCATCTACTGGCATGCTCGCGAGCGTGACCGCGAATTTGCCGTGTTAGGCGCAATCAGGGAACTGACCGATCCAGCGCAATTGGCCTCACTGACCGGACAACTGCGCCCACATGCCGGCAGCTACCCGCGTTATTACGGCGGACTGGCCTTTGACTACCAACAACCAGTCACGGGTGAATGGCAAGAGTTTGGACAATGCCGTTTTGTACTACCGCGTATTGAGCTGATCCGTCAGGGTAATCAAACCGAGCTGGTGTGTAATCTCTGGTTTGACGGTAACAACCAAGCCAGCGAACTGACCGCGGCACGTGAAGCGTTGCAGCAGTTACAGCCGGAAACCACGCTGTCGCACTATTTACCGGCCCAACGTGAGCGCCACGACACCCCTGATAAACCACGCTGGATACAGTGGTTGTCGCAGGTGTTGCAGCCGGATGCCTTAAAAATCATCCCCAAAGTGGTGTTATCGCGTCGCACCACACTGCAATTTAATGAAGAACTCAACCCGTGGGATCTGCTGGCCACCTGGCAAAGTGCCACGCCGGCCTGTTTTCATATCGGCTATCAATTCTCGCCGGAGAGCTGTTTTATCGCCAGCTCACCAGAACGCCTTTATCGCCGGCATGATCGTCAGTTGTTCAGTGAGGCACTGGCAGGTAGCACCCCGCGCACCGGCGATGCCGAGCAAGATGCAGAGCTTGCCTCATTGTTATTGCAGGACGGTAAAAATAGGCTGGAAAATCGCTTTGTGCACACCGACATTCTGACCCGTTTAGACGGGCTGGCCGATACCGCAGTAGTGTCGGAAGCACAGATCCTGCCACTGAAACATATCCAGCATATCAAACGGGAAATCGAAGCCACATTGTTACCGGAAACCGCCGATTGGCAATTGCTGCAAAAGGTACACCCGACACCAGCTGTCGGCGGCTCGCCTCGTCGCAAAGCATTAAGCCAGATCCGCGCACTGGAGCAACATCAGCGTGGTTGGTATGCCGGCGCTTGCGGGTTTATCAGCGAAGATGTATCGGAATTTACCGTCGCCATTCGCAGTGGCTTGTGGCATCAAAATCAGCTGCACCTCTATACCGGTGCCGGCATTTTGACCGGTTCTGATGCAGAAGCCGAATGGCAGGAGCTCGACACCAAACTCAACAGCATGTTGGGTGTCTGGCATGACTGA
- a CDS encoding 1,4-dihydroxy-2-naphthoate polyprenyltransferase has product MNKPRWKVWLQAARLRTLPLACAAVLLGSGLAAGADLFHANVFVLCLLTAIGLQILSNLANDYGDAVSGADNDDRVGPQRTVVSGLITREQMQRAMVLVAGLTIISGLILLWTAFSGDWLAILTFIGFGGLALIAAVTYTVGRRPYGYRGLGDLSVFLFFGLLGVLGTYYLFTQQFDPLLILPAASCGFLATGVLNINNIRDMDTDLASGKRTFASRLGTIWSRRYHWLLVLGAGGMTIVFILLRAHTAWPWLFLPAWVPLMLIARVVQQSHDPDVLDQQLKRTAMSSLLFNLLLAIGFALD; this is encoded by the coding sequence ATGAATAAACCACGTTGGAAAGTTTGGTTGCAAGCAGCTCGCCTGCGTACATTGCCATTGGCCTGTGCTGCGGTGTTGTTGGGCAGTGGTTTGGCGGCAGGGGCGGATCTTTTTCACGCCAATGTCTTCGTCTTGTGTTTGTTAACCGCAATTGGCTTGCAGATTTTATCGAATCTGGCGAACGATTACGGTGATGCTGTCTCAGGTGCTGATAATGATGATCGTGTGGGCCCGCAACGCACTGTCGTCAGTGGTTTGATCACTCGCGAACAGATGCAGCGCGCCATGGTGCTGGTGGCGGGGCTGACGATCATCAGTGGGTTGATCTTATTGTGGACGGCCTTTTCCGGCGATTGGCTGGCGATCCTGACCTTTATCGGTTTTGGTGGTTTAGCGCTGATTGCCGCAGTGACCTATACCGTGGGGCGTCGCCCGTATGGTTATCGTGGTTTGGGTGATTTATCAGTATTCCTGTTTTTCGGTTTGCTGGGTGTGTTGGGAACTTACTATTTATTTACCCAACAGTTTGATCCGTTACTGATTTTACCGGCAGCCAGTTGCGGTTTTCTGGCGACCGGGGTGCTGAATATCAACAACATCCGCGATATGGATACCGATCTGGCCAGTGGCAAACGCACTTTCGCGTCACGGCTGGGCACGATCTGGTCGCGCCGCTATCACTGGCTATTGGTGTTGGGCGCAGGCGGAATGACGATCGTGTTCATATTGTTACGCGCACATACGGCATGGCCGTGGTTGTTTTTGCCGGCATGGGTGCCGTTGATGCTGATTGCCCGCGTGGTGCAGCAGAGCCATGATCCTGATGTATTGGATCAACAGCTAAAGCGTACCGCGATGAGCAGCCTGCTGTTTAACTTACTGCTGGCAATCGGTTTTGCGCTCGACTAG